The sequence GGAGTGAAGTTTTCGAAGGCTTGTCACGTGTAACAAGTGTTTCTCTGTGTGCGAAATCACTTAGGATCTGATTGGACTGAGGATCCACGATAATATACACGATATCCGCATCTGATTTACTCTTTCGAATTGCGCGAGATCTCGCACGTGAAAGCGTGTGATTTCAAGTGACAAGACAAATGTCCAGCGACATGGAGGATTCTACACAATTGCAATCAGTTATGACCGATCTAAGCGATCATCGATCGCAGCATCATCATCGGCATCATTatcatcaccatcatcatcGAGGTAGAACGCCCGCGGGCGAGATCGGCGACGACGAGTGCAGCACCGACAGCGGCTGCAGTAGCGGCAGCAGCACCGGAAGCGGCAAACGCCTGTCGCGTCACGGCAGCGGCGAACGTCTCTGCAGGTCCAGCCGATCACCGAGAACGCACTTCTACCTGGAGCGATTGCGGGAACGAACGACGCGATCCCAGGAGCGTTTCGGTAGCAGCGTGCAGAGATCGTCGAAGCGCACTTCGAGCCCCGAGAACGTCAAGAGTCTATCCCGCGGTGGCGTTTCACCCTCGTCCTACTCGTCCAGCCCCTCGGACGCGCATAGCAGCAGCGACAGCGATTCTCTCAAGAGGCCCTCCACCACGGAGACCCTGCGCCGGGCGTTTCAGAGTCTCAAGTTCACCTCGTCCAAATGGGAGAGTAACAAGGAGAAGAAGCACGTGAAGAAGAGCCCCAAGAGAATCCTGCGCAGTCCGGTACCCTACATGTACGTCCGCGGACTGTCCGGTCTGCCGACTCAGAGGGTCCCCCGAAACTCGGGTCCCCAATGACAGACGATAAAGGCTTGCTCCTGTCAGGATCTGATCGAGCTCTATCGATAAATCCAGGACTAGGAAAGATTTCACCGAAGGAGCAAGACACTCTCTGCCAGAGGAAGAGGCAGGAGGGAGAGGtcgagggagggggaggaataATATGTTAAGGATATTATGCCCGATGACATATCTCTTCGTTGTGTATATTTCTCGCCGAcaatttttacgaattttCATACGTAACGCGCGGGATTACCGCGAGATTTTCCGGACTCTTCGTGAAATTTCACGTCCTTTTTCTAATTCATCGTTTATTTTAAGCGATCAACGATTCCCTCCAATCTGATGCTTTCTCGTTCTCGAGTAGTATAGCTCAAGCGTAAAGCCGACTAGCTCACAGATCGGTCGATCGTCGAGACAGAAGATGAGAAaggaacgaaaaaaaaaaaaaacgtcaaaTTTGAGGGACaagataattgaattaaataaatatgcatatttattgaGCGCACATTAAGCGCAAATGGTCCTCGATACGAAGAGCGTAAAGTTATTATCGAATcaatcgataataaatacataaagaaGTTATGTAAAAGTACGGGgattacataaaattgttaGTTTCGAATTGGATCTCCATGTATTGAGACTCattctttctaatatttttgcaacatcTTTTTACCAAAATCTTTGCTGTATCAAATGTCGTAGGATGTTTAAAGCCAAGATACTTTTCATTGTCTCacgtatatacacgtatatacacgtattattatagtaacatTTTACCTAATGATACCTTTCTCGGACTAATGTTCTCTGATTGAGCGTATGAAGGATATTTTACGTACGAACACGCAGACtgatagatttaataatacattattaattcgtCATTAAtcagcaaaataatataggGTTTCATTAAACATAtgctatttatctttattgcaaCTTCCACTAGTTTATTCGGAAATTGCTTTGGgacgaatgaaaaatatgagaag is a genomic window of Cataglyphis hispanica isolate Lineage 1 chromosome 5, ULB_Chis1_1.0, whole genome shotgun sequence containing:
- the LOC126849415 gene encoding SKI/DACH domain-containing protein 1, which produces MSSDMEDSTQLQSVMTDLSDHRSQHHHRHHYHHHHHRGRTPAGEIGDDECSTDSGCSSGSSTGSGKRLSRHGSGERLCRSSRSPRTHFYLERLRERTTRSQERFGSSVQRSSKRTSSPENVKSLSRGGVSPSSYSSSPSDAHSSSDSDSLKRPSTTETLRRAFQSLKFTSSKWESNKEKKHVKKSPKRILRSPVPYMYVRGLSGLPTQRVPRNSGPQ